A stretch of DNA from Halorubrum sp. BOL3-1:
GAGGAAAATCGCCGCTATAACCACCGGTATGAGCGGAAAAGAGAGGTTAGCTTTCGGCAGCGGGAGCCGAGTTCTCGGGCTGTTCGTACTTGTTTTCGAACTCCTGGATAAGCCGGCCCATCTTGGCGTACCAGTCGTTGAGCATCCGCTGCATCTCGTCGGTGATCTTCGACGGGTCAGTCGGCGAGTAGACGTGGTAGTAGCCGCCTTGGTCGTAGTTGATCTGCTCTTTCTCGATGAACCCCGTCTGGAGCAGGCGCTGGACAGCCCGGTACGCGGTCGAGCGCTCTCGATCCACACGCTCGGCGAGGTCGTCAACGGTCAGCGGTTCCTCTGCCTCGACGAGCGCTTGGAAGCACTTTCTGTCGAGATCTTTGAGCCCGTGGAAGCACTCCGGCAGCCCCTCACAGTTCATGTCTTGACGGAGCTGTTCTGTCATCGAATCTGGCATCCTAATCGATACTATGTAGGCCCGCAGCTGTTAAAACACTTTTGTACGGATTATACA
This window harbors:
- a CDS encoding helix-turn-helix domain-containing protein; protein product: MPDSMTEQLRQDMNCEGLPECFHGLKDLDRKCFQALVEAEEPLTVDDLAERVDRERSTAYRAVQRLLQTGFIEKEQINYDQGGYYHVYSPTDPSKITDEMQRMLNDWYAKMGRLIQEFENKYEQPENSAPAAES